One Brachyspira suanatina DNA segment encodes these proteins:
- a CDS encoding FAD-dependent oxidoreductase: protein MKKILIVGGVAGGASAAARLRRLNEEDKIIMFEKGPHVSFSNCSLPYHVGGLIPNEETLLLMNPEKFLKQFNVDARVNSEVVAIDRENKEVVVVSEGREYRESYDKLILSMGAKPIVPPIKGIEKVNVFTVRNVVDISKIHNFLNGKPNAKVSVIGGGFIGIEMAENLKKVGYDVTIIEALPQIMKPFDYDMVQILHREIMDNGVNLIVNDKVDSFDTNTVILASGKKIEADAVILAIGVAPETDIAVKAGIELGKTKAIKVDSTYRTNDKDIYAVGDAIEVYSPLFNDYYRLPLAGPAQKQARAVADHINGRTVDNRGFISSSVIKVFGYNGASTGLSEGFIKAMNLNIDYDTVEIIPFDGVSIMPNARLMHFKLIYEVPTGKILGAQAIGKGNVDKRIDVIATIIKFGGTIDDLKDLELCYAPSFGTAKDVVNFAGYVASNLRNGDYKQVHYSQVRELVEKDAYFLDVRMPEDFAVGHLEKAVNIPLGALRSRYNEIPKDRTVYITCKTGLTSYTACKILQNIGFNNVVNVSGGFIGLSQYEYFNDKSTGRKPILTGYFG from the coding sequence ATGAAAAAAATATTAATAGTAGGCGGTGTTGCAGGCGGAGCTTCTGCAGCTGCAAGACTTAGAAGATTAAATGAAGAAGATAAAATAATAATGTTTGAAAAAGGTCCTCATGTATCTTTCTCTAATTGTTCTCTTCCTTATCATGTAGGAGGACTTATACCTAATGAAGAAACTTTACTTTTAATGAATCCTGAAAAGTTTTTAAAACAGTTTAATGTAGATGCAAGAGTTAATAGCGAAGTTGTTGCAATAGATAGAGAAAATAAAGAGGTTGTAGTTGTATCTGAAGGCAGAGAGTATAGAGAAAGCTATGATAAACTTATACTTTCAATGGGTGCTAAACCTATAGTACCACCTATTAAAGGAATTGAAAAAGTTAATGTATTTACTGTAAGAAATGTTGTTGATATAAGCAAAATACATAATTTCCTTAATGGAAAACCAAATGCTAAAGTGTCTGTTATAGGCGGCGGATTTATAGGTATTGAGATGGCTGAGAATTTGAAAAAAGTAGGATATGATGTAACTATAATAGAAGCATTGCCTCAAATAATGAAGCCTTTTGACTATGATATGGTTCAAATTCTTCATAGAGAAATTATGGACAATGGAGTTAATTTAATAGTTAATGATAAAGTTGACAGCTTCGATACAAATACAGTTATTTTAGCTTCAGGTAAAAAAATAGAGGCTGATGCTGTTATTCTTGCTATAGGTGTAGCTCCTGAAACTGATATTGCTGTTAAAGCTGGTATAGAATTAGGAAAAACTAAAGCTATAAAAGTAGATTCTACTTACAGAACTAATGATAAAGATATTTATGCAGTGGGAGATGCTATAGAGGTATATAGTCCTTTATTCAATGATTATTACAGACTTCCTTTAGCTGGACCTGCTCAAAAACAGGCTAGGGCAGTTGCTGATCATATCAATGGAAGAACAGTTGATAATAGAGGATTTATAAGTTCATCAGTTATTAAAGTATTCGGATATAATGGAGCTTCTACAGGACTTTCTGAAGGATTCATTAAAGCTATGAATTTGAATATAGATTATGATACTGTAGAGATTATTCCTTTTGACGGCGTATCAATTATGCCTAATGCTAGATTAATGCATTTCAAACTTATATATGAAGTACCTACAGGTAAAATATTAGGGGCTCAGGCTATAGGTAAAGGAAATGTTGATAAGAGAATAGATGTTATAGCTACTATCATAAAATTCGGCGGCACTATAGATGATCTTAAAGATTTAGAATTATGCTATGCTCCTTCATTCGGTACTGCTAAAGATGTAGTTAATTTTGCGGGTTATGTTGCTTCCAATTTAAGAAATGGAGATTATAAGCAAGTTCATTATAGTCAAGTCAGAGAATTGGTAGAAAAAGATGCTTATTTCCTAGATGTAAGAATGCCTGAAGATTTTGCAGTAGGACATTTAGAAAAAGCTGTTAATATACCTCTTGGAGCTTTAAGAAGCAGATATAATGAAATACCTAAAGACAGAACAGTATATATAACTTGTAAAACAGGCTTAACAAGCTATACAGCATGCAAAATACTTCAAAATATCGGATTCAATAATGTTGTTAATGTTTCAGGCGGATTTATCGGATTATCACAATATGAATATTTTAATGATAAAAGCACTGGAAGAAAACCTATATTAACAGGATATTTCGGATAA
- a CDS encoding metal-sensing transcriptional repressor, with amino-acid sequence MLIENDLKILSPSEADEIINNTDNIVILDVRTEMEHNYEGMIEDSISMDFLKPRVFKREISKLDKEAPYLLYCSIGKLSIKAAEYMKEEGFKNLYILEGGLKAWNKHFGDNNKVSKFDREEAVERRKRLIIRLNRIEGQIKGMKKMLAKGEYCGDILNQSLAVKAAMGSVNQEIMEVFLNTCMISPKEKEDFFRYMRKLIK; translated from the coding sequence ATGTTAATAGAAAATGATTTAAAAATATTATCTCCTTCAGAGGCTGATGAAATTATCAATAATACAGATAATATAGTAATATTGGATGTCAGAACGGAGATGGAACATAATTATGAGGGTATGATTGAAGATTCTATTTCTATGGATTTCCTTAAGCCAAGAGTGTTTAAAAGAGAAATATCTAAATTAGACAAAGAAGCTCCATATTTACTATATTGTTCCATTGGTAAGTTAAGTATAAAAGCAGCGGAATATATGAAAGAAGAGGGATTTAAGAATCTCTATATATTAGAAGGCGGATTGAAGGCTTGGAATAAACATTTTGGAGATAATAACAAAGTTTCTAAATTTGACAGAGAAGAGGCTGTTGAGAGAAGAAAAAGACTTATTATAAGATTAAACAGAATCGAAGGTCAGATTAAAGGAATGAAAAAAATGCTTGCCAAAGGAGAATATTGCGGTGATATACTTAATCAGTCTTTAGCTGTTAAAGCTGCTATGGGAAGTGTTAATCAGGAAATTATGGAAGTATTTTTGAATACATGTATGATTTCACCTAAAGAAAAAGAAGATTTCTTCAGATATATGAGAAAACTTATCAAGTAA
- the pyrF gene encoding orotidine-5'-phosphate decarboxylase, with the protein MTKLTENPKERLIIALDFNSMGEATKLIDELGDEAVFYKVGLELFLYTKGEIIEYLASKNKKVFLDLKFHDIPNTTAMASLFAAKQNVFMFNVHTSGGKKMMEKTVQEIKKLNKDNLIIGVTILTSLSENDVKNMFSSNLPLTDLAVNWAKLGKESGLDGVVCSPKEAAVIKRECGENFRTICPGVRPKWASTDDQERVMTPKEAIENGCDYLVVGRPITRNEDRVKACKMIVEEIAEGMENNKKAKSKLIAGALLETKAVKLNVKEPFTFVSGIKSPIYCDNRYVIGFPEARKVIVDAFVSILRDKDFDVIAGTATAGIPWASFIAYELNKPLCYIRAEKKEHGRGKQIEGAECNGKKLILIEDLISTGGSSIKAFEAAKAEGAIGLEIISIFTYEFEKAYKNFEEAGIKFSSLSNFSSLMEIAKDEKYITEEELSKALEWNKNPDAWGK; encoded by the coding sequence ATGACAAAATTAACTGAAAACCCAAAAGAAAGATTAATTATAGCATTAGATTTTAATTCTATGGGAGAGGCTACCAAACTTATAGATGAGCTTGGAGATGAGGCTGTATTTTATAAAGTAGGACTAGAGCTCTTTTTATACACTAAAGGCGAAATAATAGAATATTTGGCTAGTAAAAATAAAAAAGTATTTTTAGACTTAAAATTCCATGATATACCTAATACTACAGCTATGGCTTCATTATTCGCTGCTAAACAGAATGTATTTATGTTCAATGTACATACAAGCGGCGGTAAAAAGATGATGGAAAAAACTGTACAAGAGATAAAAAAACTCAATAAAGATAATTTAATAATAGGCGTAACAATATTAACAAGCCTCTCAGAAAATGATGTAAAAAATATGTTCAGCTCTAATTTACCTCTTACAGATTTGGCAGTTAATTGGGCTAAATTAGGAAAAGAATCCGGACTTGACGGTGTTGTATGCTCTCCTAAAGAAGCAGCAGTAATAAAAAGAGAATGCGGAGAGAATTTCAGAACAATTTGTCCGGGTGTAAGACCTAAATGGGCAAGCACTGATGATCAGGAAAGAGTTATGACTCCTAAAGAAGCTATTGAAAATGGATGTGATTATCTTGTTGTTGGAAGACCTATTACAAGAAATGAAGACAGAGTAAAAGCCTGCAAAATGATTGTTGAAGAAATTGCTGAAGGTATGGAGAACAATAAAAAAGCAAAATCAAAATTAATAGCAGGTGCTTTATTAGAAACTAAAGCAGTTAAACTTAATGTTAAAGAGCCTTTCACATTTGTATCAGGAATAAAAAGCCCTATATACTGCGATAATAGATATGTAATAGGATTCCCTGAGGCTAGAAAGGTTATAGTTGATGCCTTTGTGAGCATTTTGAGAGATAAAGACTTTGATGTTATAGCTGGTACTGCCACAGCTGGAATACCTTGGGCTTCTTTCATAGCTTATGAACTTAATAAACCTTTATGCTATATAAGAGCAGAGAAAAAAGAACATGGACGCGGAAAACAAATTGAAGGTGCTGAATGTAACGGTAAAAAATTAATATTAATAGAAGATTTAATTTCTACAGGCGGAAGTTCTATAAAGGCATTTGAAGCAGCTAAAGCTGAAGGGGCTATAGGACTTGAAATTATATCAATATTTACTTATGAATTTGAAAAAGCATATAAAAACTTTGAAGAAGCAGGAATTAAATTCTCATCTCTTTCTAATTTCTCATCTCTTATGGAAATAGCTAAAGATGAAAAATACATAACAGAAGAAGAATTATCTAAGGCTTTGGAATGGAATAAAAATCCAGATGCTTGGGGTAAATAA
- a CDS encoding dihydroorotate dehydrogenase, producing MSRLNINFLGKELKNNVITSSGCFGFGEEYSNYFDVNELGAVNLKGITLNKKDGNKGTRIAETPSGMINCIGLENPGIEYFKDNIIKNIKYSTPIILNINGATIDEYVKVAEIANEIERVDFIELNISCPNVKNGGMAFGASCESAESTTKAVKKVLSKKPLIVKLSPNVTDIASIAKAVEDAGADSVSLVNTFLSMKIDTKTRKPLLGNIFGGLSGACIRPIAVRMVYQVYKAVKVPIVGMGGITNYNDALEFILAGASLVSIGAGIFSNPVLPIEVINGIDNYLKENKISNIKDIIGAAHL from the coding sequence ATGAGCAGATTAAATATAAATTTTTTAGGAAAAGAATTAAAAAATAATGTTATAACATCTTCAGGCTGTTTCGGATTCGGTGAAGAATACAGCAATTATTTTGATGTTAATGAACTTGGAGCAGTGAACTTAAAAGGCATAACATTAAATAAAAAAGACGGCAATAAAGGTACTCGTATAGCAGAAACTCCTTCAGGTATGATAAACTGCATAGGACTTGAAAATCCAGGAATAGAATATTTTAAAGATAATATAATAAAAAATATAAAATATTCTACGCCTATAATATTAAATATAAATGGTGCCACTATAGATGAATATGTAAAAGTAGCTGAAATAGCAAATGAAATAGAAAGAGTTGATTTTATAGAGCTTAATATATCATGTCCTAATGTGAAAAATGGAGGAATGGCATTTGGTGCAAGCTGTGAAAGTGCCGAGTCTACTACAAAGGCTGTAAAAAAAGTTCTTAGCAAAAAGCCTTTAATAGTGAAATTATCTCCGAATGTTACTGATATAGCAAGCATAGCAAAAGCAGTTGAAGATGCAGGTGCCGACAGTGTATCACTTGTAAATACATTCTTATCTATGAAAATAGATACTAAAACTAGAAAACCATTACTTGGAAATATATTCGGAGGATTATCCGGTGCATGTATACGTCCTATAGCTGTAAGAATGGTTTATCAAGTATATAAAGCTGTAAAAGTGCCTATTGTTGGTATGGGCGGTATCACTAATTATAATGATGCTTTAGAGTTTATACTTGCAGGAGCTTCTTTGGTTTCTATAGGAGCGGGAATATTCTCTAATCCTGTACTTCCTATAGAAGTTATCAATGGAATAGATAATTATCTTAAAGAAAATAAAATAAGCAATATAAAAGATATAATAGGTGCAGCACATTTATAA
- a CDS encoding dihydroorotate dehydrogenase electron transfer subunit: protein MFLEDGIIINNIQISNDKYLLRIQSKESYKHSKAGQFFMLKSNTFLRRPISLHYIDNDILEFYYQVKGEGTEYLSKLKENNTISIQGPLGNGFDTNINNKKILIVAGGMGIAPIKLLIEKLNNSNNSITLIMGGADSSAIKIMDRFNTNNIDLHITTDDGSVGDKCNTVDKTKELLKEKTFDIIYTCGPTVMMKALIKVAKENNILCYASLEERMACGVNACLGCNIEIKDEKSGYTLKKVCHDGPVFNGELLNF, encoded by the coding sequence ATGTTTTTAGAAGACGGTATTATAATAAATAATATACAAATATCAAATGATAAGTATCTGCTTAGAATACAATCAAAAGAAAGCTATAAACATTCAAAAGCAGGACAATTTTTCATGCTTAAAAGCAATACTTTTTTAAGACGCCCTATAAGTCTGCATTATATTGATAATGATATACTTGAATTTTATTATCAGGTAAAAGGCGAAGGCACAGAGTATTTATCAAAATTAAAAGAAAATAATACTATTAGTATTCAAGGACCATTAGGCAATGGATTTGATACAAATATTAATAATAAAAAAATATTAATAGTAGCAGGCGGAATGGGAATAGCTCCTATTAAACTTTTAATAGAAAAATTAAACAATTCCAACAACTCTATAACATTAATAATGGGCGGTGCTGATTCAAGTGCCATAAAAATAATGGACAGATTCAATACCAATAATATTGATTTACATATTACAACTGATGACGGTTCTGTTGGTGATAAATGCAATACAGTTGATAAAACTAAAGAATTATTAAAAGAAAAAACTTTTGATATTATATACACTTGCGGCCCTACAGTTATGATGAAAGCTTTAATAAAAGTTGCTAAAGAAAATAATATACTTTGCTATGCTTCACTTGAAGAGAGAATGGCTTGCGGAGTTAATGCATGTTTAGGATGCAATATAGAAATAAAAGATGAAAAGTCTGGATATACACTTAAAAAAGTCTGTCATGACGGCCCTGTATTCAACGGCGAATTATTAAACTTTTAA
- a CDS encoding CAP domain-containing protein gives MSCNNNTTNPGNNSNNNSNNNSNNNTSISADAKEVFNLVNQERVKSGLKEYKLDDKLCEAANQRAKEIVEKYDHVRPDGSDFDTVLDEYGFNSKAYVRGENIVAMRESASSAMNAWMNSQGHKDNILADYYTTIGVGVYEYNGSKYWVQLFLSDSFI, from the coding sequence ATGTCTTGTAATAACAATACTACTAATCCCGGCAATAATTCCAACAATAACTCTAATAATAATTCCAATAATAACACATCAATAAGTGCAGATGCCAAGGAAGTATTTAATTTAGTTAATCAAGAAAGAGTAAAATCAGGGCTTAAGGAATATAAATTAGATGACAAATTATGTGAAGCTGCAAACCAAAGAGCTAAAGAAATAGTAGAGAAATATGATCATGTAAGACCTGACGGAAGTGATTTTGATACTGTGCTTGATGAATACGGATTTAATTCAAAGGCTTATGTTAGAGGCGAGAATATAGTTGCTATGAGAGAAAGTGCTTCTTCAGCTATGAATGCTTGGATGAACTCTCAAGGACATAAAGATAATATTTTAGCTGATTATTATACTACTATTGGTGTTGGAGTTTATGAATATAATGGAAGTAAATATTGGGTTCAGCTTTTTTTGAGTGATTCTTTTATTTAA
- a CDS encoding ATP-binding protein: protein MKRRIIKIDEDKCTGCGICIPDCPEGALQIIDGKARLISDLFCDGLGACIKACPENAMKIEEREAEEYNESKVMENIVKGGVNVIKAHLEHLRDHGEDKLFNEAVKYLKDHNMEVPNMEDNKHCGCPGSMQKDMRNQFRGENNNNNVQMTSELRNWPIQLKLMNPNANYLDNADLLIAADCVPFSYPNFHSRFLKNKTLLMFCPKLDTDIDSYIEKLVNIFTNKNIKSISIVRMEVPCCGGVEMIVQKALEIAKKNIIIKEYVISIDGNII, encoded by the coding sequence ATGAAAAGAAGAATAATAAAAATTGATGAAGATAAATGCACAGGCTGCGGAATATGCATACCTGATTGTCCGGAAGGAGCTTTACAGATAATAGACGGAAAGGCAAGACTTATAAGCGATTTATTTTGTGATGGACTCGGTGCTTGTATAAAGGCTTGTCCTGAAAACGCCATGAAGATAGAAGAAAGAGAAGCTGAAGAATATAATGAAAGCAAAGTAATGGAAAACATTGTAAAAGGCGGAGTTAATGTTATAAAGGCTCATCTTGAACATTTAAGAGATCATGGAGAAGATAAGCTCTTTAATGAAGCTGTAAAATATTTAAAAGATCATAATATGGAGGTTCCTAATATGGAAGACAATAAACATTGCGGCTGTCCGGGAAGCATGCAGAAAGATATGAGAAATCAATTCAGAGGTGAAAATAATAATAACAATGTACAAATGACTTCAGAATTAAGAAATTGGCCTATACAATTAAAATTAATGAATCCTAATGCTAATTATTTAGATAATGCAGATTTACTTATAGCTGCTGACTGTGTGCCTTTTTCTTATCCGAATTTTCATTCAAGATTTTTGAAAAATAAAACTCTTTTGATGTTCTGCCCAAAATTAGATACCGATATAGACAGTTATATAGAAAAACTAGTTAACATATTTACAAACAAAAATATTAAGTCAATATCTATAGTAAGAATGGAAGTTCCTTGCTGCGGAGGAGTTGAGATGATAGTGCAGAAGGCTCTTGAGATTGCTAAGAAAAATATAATAATTAAAGAGTATGTAATTTCAATAGACGGCAATATAATTTAA
- a CDS encoding vWA domain-containing protein, with protein sequence MFFGDFKFIVLYIFIPVLIILFIMSRRKVHKVLSIFTKNLNFQNDKNYKRISNLRIFSIIFMILAAACLIFALMQPKWGIIEQKIKTDNYMVTIALDLSRSMDADDVWPSRLERAKLEIEKFVKKTDNLSVALVGFAGTSFIASPFTQDMETFTYILDNLTTKSVTLQGTRIADALVTAKNTFNVDAVSKKSIILITDGEDHGGYFDDILKQLNEMNVSVYTVGVGTEVGASISTDLGVREKSVISKRDDNTLKLIADSTHGKSYIAENVSLESIFDDMKQSMDSVSAVRNNRSYKERFQIFLAISAGLIFLASIFNILTQIRVRETIKEKIIKEKIMNRKSEVRNY encoded by the coding sequence ATGTTTTTTGGAGATTTTAAATTTATAGTTTTGTATATATTTATTCCTGTACTTATAATTTTATTTATTATGTCAAGGAGAAAAGTACATAAAGTTTTATCAATATTTACTAAAAACTTGAATTTTCAAAATGATAAAAATTATAAAAGAATATCAAATTTAAGAATATTCTCTATTATATTTATGATACTTGCAGCTGCATGCTTGATATTTGCTTTGATGCAGCCTAAATGGGGAATAATAGAGCAGAAAATAAAAACAGATAATTATATGGTAACTATAGCATTAGATTTATCAAGATCAATGGATGCTGATGATGTATGGCCTTCAAGACTCGAAAGAGCTAAATTGGAAATAGAAAAATTTGTAAAAAAAACCGATAATTTATCTGTAGCATTAGTAGGTTTTGCAGGAACTAGTTTTATAGCTTCTCCTTTTACTCAGGATATGGAAACATTTACTTATATACTTGATAATTTAACAACTAAATCTGTTACGTTACAAGGTACTAGAATAGCTGATGCTTTAGTTACAGCTAAGAATACTTTTAACGTTGATGCTGTTAGTAAAAAATCTATTATATTAATAACTGACGGTGAAGATCATGGCGGTTATTTTGATGATATATTAAAGCAATTAAATGAAATGAATGTCAGTGTATATACTGTAGGTGTTGGAACTGAAGTTGGGGCTAGCATAAGCACTGATTTAGGAGTGAGAGAAAAATCTGTTATTTCAAAAAGAGATGATAATACATTGAAGTTAATAGCAGATTCTACTCATGGAAAAAGTTATATTGCAGAAAATGTTTCTCTTGAAAGCATATTTGATGATATGAAGCAGAGTATGGATAGTGTTTCAGCTGTGAGAAATAATAGAAGCTATAAAGAAAGATTTCAAATATTTTTGGCTATTTCTGCAGGTTTGATATTTTTAGCAAGCATATTTAATATATTAACTCAAATAAGGGTGAGAGAAACTATTAAAGAGAAGATAATAAAAGAAAAAATAATGAATAGAAAATCCGAAGTGAGGAATTATTAA
- a CDS encoding tetratricopeptide repeat protein has product MKMKKISLLIIIFLFSFITNIYAFSFNEFTAKLDVDRANRLMKKGDYDGAVTLYEKALSKVPNSPEIFYNMGTTMSSIGDMNSALQLFDMAKKSFTDNTSKEMKSSVHYNAGLTRIEMEDYQGAIDELVESLVNTPDDSNSKMALEYAQKKLEEQKQNNNAGPSMQQNQDQNQQGQSDNNNSGSGNNDQNNQDNQNNDNQDNQNNQNDQNQDNQNNQNNQNDQNNNNQDNQNNDGNNDNQNNNGGDNNQDDQNNNGGNNNQNDNQDSKSDIDRLLESLRQYRKDKDNGDQYYGGGRIDKDW; this is encoded by the coding sequence ATGAAAATGAAAAAAATCAGTTTATTGATTATAATATTTTTATTCAGTTTTATTACAAATATATATGCTTTTTCATTCAATGAGTTCACAGCAAAACTTGATGTTGACAGAGCAAACAGACTTATGAAGAAAGGCGATTATGATGGAGCTGTAACTTTATATGAAAAGGCTTTAAGTAAAGTACCTAATTCACCTGAAATATTTTATAATATGGGTACTACTATGTCGTCTATAGGCGATATGAACAGTGCTCTTCAATTATTTGATATGGCTAAAAAAAGCTTTACAGATAATACAAGTAAAGAAATGAAAAGCTCAGTACATTATAATGCAGGACTCACTAGAATTGAGATGGAAGATTATCAAGGTGCTATAGATGAATTGGTTGAATCTCTTGTTAATACTCCAGATGACAGCAATTCAAAAATGGCATTAGAATATGCACAGAAAAAATTAGAAGAACAAAAACAGAATAATAATGCAGGTCCTAGTATGCAGCAGAATCAAGATCAAAATCAGCAAGGACAAAGCGATAATAATAACAGCGGTTCTGGAAATAATGATCAAAATAATCAAGATAATCAGAATAATGATAATCAGGATAATCAAAATAATCAGAACGATCAAAATCAAGATAATCAAAATAATCAGAACAATCAAAACGATCAGAATAATAATAATCAAGATAATCAAAATAATGATGGAAATAATGATAATCAGAATAACAATGGCGGAGATAATAATCAGGATGATCAAAATAATAATGGCGGAAATAATAATCAAAATGACAATCAGGACAGTAAATCAGATATAGACAGATTATTAGAGTCTTTAAGACAGTATAGAAAAGATAAAGATAATGGAGATCAATATTACGGCGGAGGCAGAATTGATAAGGATTGGTAA
- a CDS encoding BatD family protein, with protein sequence MEINITAEAELIRIGNTALKYILAVFFIACSSLFSQTSINTKISDTKVGVGEVFTVSVTIDNSSGRVLIDDIPGLTLRGTSQSINMMYSSGTFKSIKTYNFTYVANSEGKYKFDHITVKINNRTYISNPVEIEVVSAPTRNDDSYTPSGNRFNDFMNYADDIYVDNSINKKEVYMYEPIYITQKAYTHIPVTVLGFSKIPDRTDFISYSDSSKYNTFTEIIDGKRVSSIPLKREVLYPVKTGTKDILTTPFVFEKDGMFYDRVQYGEETFSIKVLPLPDRKGFENFSGAVGNFIFTTKVNKTNVAVGEELLITMEVAGEGNTSIITMPNINDNITNYFSVYQPKIYETNWFDDNKMLGRKVKEYILVAKNEGASSIDSINFCYFSPNDKAYTNIHSNPISLTISGNKINNNSFVNNDGEEINTISIRNTNLREDKNFKVLSINIIYIYILILIIASLFIYNAKRFSNIKFSFAKKDNKDNSIDDILNYYNSNNRKEYCKSVENLLLTAIKNKFNIQDDNVLYDKLKDYIDYEKSNEIKNIIDKCNFELYSGKSSGNEDYHTKSMELVKYIKELKIKK encoded by the coding sequence ATGGAGATCAATATTACGGCGGAGGCAGAATTGATAAGGATTGGTAATACAGCTTTAAAATATATATTGGCAGTATTTTTTATTGCTTGTTCATCTTTATTTTCTCAAACCAGCATCAATACAAAAATATCAGATACTAAAGTTGGTGTAGGCGAGGTGTTCACTGTTTCTGTAACTATAGATAATAGTTCAGGAAGAGTTTTAATAGATGATATTCCGGGTCTTACATTAAGAGGCACATCTCAGTCTATTAATATGATGTATTCTTCAGGAACTTTCAAATCTATAAAAACATATAATTTTACTTATGTAGCAAATAGTGAAGGTAAATATAAATTTGATCATATAACTGTTAAAATTAATAATAGAACATATATATCCAATCCTGTAGAGATAGAAGTTGTAAGTGCTCCTACTAGAAATGATGATTCTTATACACCAAGCGGAAACAGATTCAATGATTTTATGAATTATGCTGATGATATATATGTGGACAATAGCATTAATAAAAAAGAAGTATATATGTATGAGCCTATATATATAACACAAAAGGCTTATACTCATATTCCTGTTACAGTTCTTGGATTTTCTAAAATACCAGACAGAACGGATTTTATTTCATATTCTGATTCTTCAAAGTATAATACTTTTACTGAAATAATAGACGGAAAAAGAGTAAGCAGCATACCATTAAAAAGAGAAGTTCTTTATCCTGTGAAAACAGGTACTAAGGATATATTAACTACTCCTTTTGTATTTGAAAAAGACGGTATGTTTTATGATAGGGTACAATATGGAGAGGAAACTTTTTCTATAAAAGTGCTTCCGCTTCCTGATAGAAAAGGTTTTGAAAATTTTTCAGGTGCAGTTGGTAATTTTATTTTTACTACAAAAGTAAATAAAACTAATGTTGCTGTTGGAGAGGAGCTTTTAATTACAATGGAAGTTGCAGGCGAGGGTAATACTTCTATAATAACAATGCCTAATATTAATGATAATATTACAAACTATTTCTCGGTTTATCAGCCTAAAATATATGAAACTAATTGGTTTGATGATAATAAAATGCTTGGAAGAAAAGTTAAAGAATATATTTTAGTAGCTAAAAATGAGGGAGCTTCTTCTATTGATAGTATTAATTTCTGTTATTTCTCTCCTAATGATAAGGCTTATACTAATATACATTCTAATCCTATAAGCTTAACAATATCAGGAAATAAAATTAATAATAATTCATTTGTTAATAATGATGGTGAAGAAATAAATACTATATCTATAAGAAATACTAATCTTAGAGAAGATAAGAATTTCAAAGTGTTAAGCATTAATATAATTTATATTTATATATTAATATTGATAATTGCTTCTTTGTTTATTTATAATGCTAAAAGATTTAGTAATATAAAATTTTCATTTGCTAAAAAAGATAATAAAGATAATAGTATAGATGATATTTTAAATTATTATAATTCTAATAATAGAAAAGAGTATTGTAAATCTGTAGAAAATCTTTTACTTACTGCTATAAAAAATAAATTTAATATACAAGATGATAATGTTTTGTATGATAAATTAAAAGATTATATTGATTATGAAAAATCTAATGAAATAAAAAATATAATTGATAAATGTAATTTTGAATTGTATTCAGGGAAATCATCAGGAAATGAAGATTATCATACAAAATCTATGGAATTAGTAAAATATATAAAAGAATTAAAAATTAAAAAGTAA